Proteins from a genomic interval of Salinarchaeum sp. Harcht-Bsk1:
- a CDS encoding TIGR00269 family protein yields MQCSKCDREAVTHVAYAGTHLCESHFLRSVEKRVRSRVREDGLLPDDATPEDPVTWVLGLSGGKDSVVLGAILQDTFSEDPRVDLLALTIHEGIDGYRDESVEAAESFAEAYDVPLELVAYDDEFDVRMDDVAADDPLDMAPCAYCGVFRRDVLERYADDLGADLLLTGHNLDDEAQTALMNVLEGDVAQIAKHFEASLGPLDDRAEQDEFVPRAKPLRDVPESEVALYGHLRDLPAQIAECPHAEEAYRGEIKSLLHGLEDDHPGTRHSILSGYEELARLAADARESNADESDSAAGDLGECESCGSPTASDVCRTCSLLEALDAT; encoded by the coding sequence ATGCAGTGCAGCAAGTGCGATCGCGAGGCCGTGACCCACGTCGCCTACGCAGGGACGCACCTCTGTGAGTCGCACTTCCTGCGGTCCGTCGAGAAGCGAGTGCGCAGCCGGGTCCGGGAGGACGGGCTGCTGCCGGACGACGCCACCCCCGAGGACCCGGTGACGTGGGTGCTCGGGCTTTCCGGGGGCAAGGACAGCGTCGTCCTCGGTGCGATCCTCCAGGACACGTTTTCCGAGGATCCCCGGGTCGACCTCCTCGCACTGACCATTCACGAGGGCATCGACGGCTATCGGGACGAGAGCGTCGAGGCCGCCGAATCGTTCGCCGAGGCGTACGACGTCCCGCTCGAACTCGTCGCGTACGACGACGAGTTCGACGTTCGGATGGACGACGTCGCTGCGGACGACCCACTCGACATGGCGCCCTGTGCTTACTGTGGCGTCTTCCGCCGGGACGTCCTCGAACGCTACGCAGACGACCTCGGGGCCGACCTCCTCCTGACCGGCCACAATCTCGACGACGAGGCCCAGACCGCGCTGATGAACGTCCTGGAGGGCGACGTCGCCCAGATCGCTAAGCACTTCGAGGCGTCGCTCGGTCCGCTCGACGACCGGGCAGAGCAGGACGAGTTCGTGCCCCGGGCGAAGCCGCTCCGGGACGTCCCCGAATCGGAAGTCGCCCTGTACGGACACCTCCGGGACCTCCCCGCACAGATCGCGGAGTGTCCCCACGCCGAGGAGGCGTACCGCGGCGAGATCAAGTCACTGCTCCACGGGCTCGAAGACGACCACCCGGGGACCCGCCACTCGATCCTCTCCGGGTACGAGGAACTCGCTCGGCTCGCGGCCGACGCTCGAGAGAGTAACGCGGACGAGAGCGATTCGGCGGCCGGCGACCTCGGCGAGTGCGAGTCGTGTGGCTCGCCGACCGCCAGCGACGTTTGTCGGACCTGTTCGCTGCTCGAGGCTCTCGACGCCACGTAG
- a CDS encoding DoxX family membrane protein, which yields MAAERSPAERTLDAELFGRDVTFDYSETWVAYSIVLLRVAMGWIFLQAGLEKYTSGGLDTVADDPLTGGWTASGYLEFALHPDNPLKDVFADMAGYGFIDPMVVWGQILIGLALLLGIVVRWSAFWGAVMMLFFWLSHLQGGLLAGLPLEHGWVVDETIVYAALLFGLGAIGAGRILGLDAWLEETEFAKNNSWVRYLTG from the coding sequence ATGGCAGCAGAACGGAGTCCGGCGGAACGAACGCTCGACGCAGAACTGTTCGGACGTGACGTAACGTTCGATTACTCGGAGACGTGGGTCGCGTACTCGATCGTGTTGCTCCGGGTCGCGATGGGCTGGATCTTCCTCCAGGCCGGCCTGGAGAAGTACACCTCGGGTGGTCTCGACACCGTCGCGGACGACCCGCTGACCGGTGGCTGGACGGCCTCGGGCTACCTCGAGTTCGCCCTCCACCCCGACAACCCACTCAAGGACGTCTTCGCAGACATGGCCGGGTACGGCTTCATCGACCCCATGGTCGTCTGGGGACAGATCCTCATCGGCCTCGCGCTGCTCCTCGGCATCGTCGTCCGCTGGTCGGCGTTCTGGGGGGCAGTGATGATGCTGTTCTTCTGGCTCTCCCACCTGCAGGGCGGCCTGCTCGCGGGGCTTCCCCTGGAGCACGGCTGGGTGGTCGACGAGACGATCGTCTACGCGGCGCTCCTGTTCGGCCTCGGCGCGATCGGCGCCGGCCGGATCCTCGGGCTCGACGCGTGGCTGGAGGAGACCGAGTTCGCGAAGAACAACAGCTGGGTCCGCTACCTGACCGGGTAA
- a CDS encoding universal stress protein produces the protein MYDQFLLPTDGSDGTDRAIDHSLELAGTYDATLHVLSVLDDASLTSVSEEAATEVLADREAAVEAVANAAREAGVDVVTSVREGSPHREILAYADEAAVDVIVMGTHGRSGVGRVLLGSVTERVVRDAPVPVVTVRMDGGRGAGGETEHVTTPAAAERRARAALEDEGHDEVTIPEDPYRTTTAWVVPATADGGTYNVHVDADTGATRIGRLDH, from the coding sequence ATGTACGACCAGTTCCTCCTTCCGACCGACGGTAGTGACGGCACCGACAGGGCCATCGACCACAGCCTCGAGCTGGCGGGGACCTACGACGCGACGCTGCACGTGCTCTCCGTACTCGACGACGCGTCGCTCACGTCGGTGAGCGAGGAGGCCGCCACGGAGGTGTTGGCGGATCGCGAGGCAGCGGTCGAGGCGGTCGCCAACGCCGCTCGAGAAGCCGGCGTCGATGTCGTGACGAGCGTCCGCGAGGGATCGCCCCATCGCGAGATCCTGGCGTACGCCGACGAGGCCGCAGTCGACGTGATCGTCATGGGAACGCACGGCCGTTCCGGGGTCGGCAGGGTGCTGCTCGGGAGCGTCACCGAACGCGTCGTTCGCGACGCACCGGTTCCGGTCGTCACCGTCCGCATGGACGGTGGTCGGGGTGCCGGCGGCGAGACGGAACACGTGACCACGCCGGCTGCGGCGGAACGACGGGCACGAGCAGCGCTCGAAGACGAGGGGCACGATGAGGTCACCATCCCTGAGGACCCCTATCGGACGACGACGGCCTGGGTCGTGCCAGCGACGGCCGACGGTGGCACCTACAACGTCCACGTCGACGCCGACACGGGCGCGACCCGGATCGGACGCCTCGACCACTGA
- a CDS encoding helix-turn-helix domain-containing protein: MTATADSTSAEPLRARLRVEPHEAAGCAVLDAGDRGEDVVWTDCRSADDDGTCRAAVTVEVGDRRTREFVEGSVGEYCVCHAFREVECAADIERFCDGALVVSVTVPRRGALRDLVAALRDREASVHLEQVLPLAGEDGGRQLCLDAAAVTEKQREAIATAVDLGYYERPRSADLDAVAEALDVSRSAASQRLNAAETTLIHALVETTDIERVENDASAEAVTGAAAEEPVAE, translated from the coding sequence ATGACGGCCACCGCCGACTCCACGAGCGCCGAACCGCTTCGTGCACGGTTGCGCGTCGAACCCCACGAGGCAGCCGGCTGTGCCGTGCTCGACGCCGGCGACCGTGGCGAGGACGTCGTCTGGACGGACTGCCGCTCCGCCGATGACGACGGGACGTGCCGGGCAGCGGTCACCGTCGAAGTCGGCGACCGACGAACCCGCGAGTTCGTCGAGGGATCGGTCGGCGAGTACTGCGTCTGTCACGCGTTCCGCGAGGTCGAGTGCGCCGCCGACATCGAGCGATTCTGCGACGGTGCACTCGTCGTCTCGGTCACGGTGCCCCGCCGCGGCGCGCTCCGGGATCTGGTCGCGGCCCTTCGGGATCGCGAGGCGTCGGTGCACCTCGAACAGGTGCTGCCGCTCGCGGGCGAAGACGGCGGTCGACAGCTCTGTCTCGACGCCGCGGCAGTCACCGAGAAGCAACGCGAGGCCATCGCGACTGCCGTCGATCTCGGATACTACGAGCGACCCCGAAGTGCGGACCTCGACGCGGTCGCCGAGGCGCTCGACGTCTCTCGGTCCGCGGCGTCCCAGCGACTCAACGCCGCCGAGACGACGCTGATTCACGCACTCGTCGAGACCACGGACATCGAGCGCGTCGAGAACGACGCCTCGGCGGAGGCAGTCACCGGGGCTGCGGCCGAGGAACCCGTCGCGGAGTAG
- the ftsZ gene encoding cell division protein FtsZ, with protein sequence MQDIVQDALENAEQEQREMEVDTDGDEFGDPRIVIVGAGGAGNNTINRLYNIGVDGAETIAINTDKQHLKMIEADTKILVGKSLTNGLGAGGDPSMGERATEMAQGTIKEVLGEADLVFVTAGMGGGTGTGAAPVVSKIAKEQGAIVVGMVSTPFNVERARTVKAEEGLEKLRDEADSIIVLDNNRLLDYVPNLPIGKAFSVMDQIIAETVKGISETITQPSLINLDYADMTTIMNQGGVAVMLVGETQDKNKTDEVVKDAMNHPLLDVDYRGASGGLVHITGGPDLTLKEAEGIADNITERLDASANVIWGARIQESYKGKVRVMAIMTGVQSAQVLGPSTQRQADRSRAELEEVDFDAANNVETVPAGGAQSDGGRDVRDRENGVDVIR encoded by the coding sequence ATGCAAGACATCGTCCAGGACGCCCTCGAGAACGCAGAGCAGGAACAACGCGAGATGGAGGTCGACACCGACGGCGACGAGTTCGGGGACCCCCGGATCGTCATCGTCGGCGCTGGTGGTGCGGGCAACAACACCATCAACCGCCTCTACAACATCGGCGTCGACGGCGCCGAGACCATCGCGATCAACACCGACAAACAGCACCTGAAGATGATCGAGGCCGACACGAAGATCCTCGTCGGCAAGTCCCTGACCAACGGTCTCGGTGCGGGCGGCGACCCCAGCATGGGCGAGCGCGCGACCGAGATGGCCCAGGGCACGATCAAGGAGGTCCTCGGTGAGGCGGACCTCGTCTTCGTCACCGCCGGGATGGGCGGCGGGACGGGCACCGGCGCGGCGCCGGTCGTCTCCAAGATCGCGAAGGAGCAGGGTGCGATCGTCGTCGGGATGGTCTCCACGCCATTCAACGTCGAGCGCGCACGCACGGTGAAGGCCGAGGAGGGTCTCGAGAAGCTGCGAGACGAGGCCGACTCCATCATCGTGCTGGACAACAACCGGCTGCTCGACTACGTCCCGAACCTCCCGATCGGCAAGGCGTTCTCGGTGATGGACCAGATCATCGCCGAGACGGTCAAGGGGATCTCCGAGACGATCACCCAGCCGAGCCTGATCAACCTGGACTACGCCGACATGACGACGATCATGAATCAGGGCGGCGTCGCCGTCATGCTCGTCGGCGAGACCCAGGACAAGAACAAGACCGACGAGGTGGTGAAGGACGCGATGAACCACCCGCTACTGGACGTGGACTACCGCGGCGCGAGCGGCGGACTCGTCCACATCACCGGTGGCCCCGACCTCACGCTGAAGGAGGCCGAGGGCATCGCCGACAACATCACCGAGCGCCTCGACGCGAGTGCGAACGTGATCTGGGGCGCCCGGATCCAGGAGTCGTACAAGGGCAAGGTGCGAGTCATGGCGATCATGACGGGCGTGCAGTCCGCACAGGTCCTCGGTCCGAGCACCCAGCGCCAGGCCGACCGCTCTCGCGCAGAGCTGGAGGAGGTCGACTTCGACGCGGCGAACAACGTCGAGACCGTCCCTGCCGGCGGGGCACAGAGCGACGGGGGTCGCGACGTCCGCGACCGCGAGAACGGCGTCGACGTCATCCGATAG
- a CDS encoding metal-dependent hydrolase has translation MVDVTGHFGMALLFAAPAWAIWGRRGALGFTAFAVVTAMLPDVDLVLRTHFPVTHHGVTHTVAFVALVSVLVGAFAARWLTDSFNAHRLIRSTTISEDIVFAFGTAGLFVGGASHIFADVPSAPDIAAPLSPFWPVYTKPVIVDVVYYDNPFWNVGLLAVAVSVHLVLAWHERYPLETRYRIGEPIGDVDGSEIVGMVDQSEE, from the coding sequence ATGGTCGACGTCACTGGTCACTTCGGCATGGCGCTCCTGTTCGCCGCACCGGCCTGGGCGATCTGGGGTCGCCGCGGAGCCCTCGGCTTCACGGCGTTCGCGGTCGTGACCGCGATGCTCCCGGACGTCGACCTCGTCCTCCGAACCCACTTCCCGGTCACGCACCACGGCGTGACCCACACGGTCGCGTTCGTCGCGCTGGTGAGCGTCCTCGTCGGGGCGTTCGCCGCGCGGTGGCTCACCGACTCGTTCAACGCCCACCGGTTGATCCGGAGCACGACGATCTCGGAGGACATCGTGTTCGCCTTCGGAACCGCAGGCCTGTTCGTCGGGGGCGCGAGCCACATCTTCGCGGACGTGCCCTCCGCACCGGACATTGCGGCACCGCTGTCTCCCTTCTGGCCGGTGTACACGAAGCCCGTGATCGTGGACGTCGTGTATTACGACAACCCCTTCTGGAACGTCGGGTTGCTCGCGGTCGCGGTGTCGGTCCACCTGGTGCTCGCGTGGCACGAGCGGTACCCGCTCGAGACGCGCTATCGGATTGGGGAGCCGATCGGTGACGTCGACGGTTCGGAGATCGTGGGTATGGTCGACCAGTCCGAGGAGTGA
- a CDS encoding antibiotic biosynthesis monooxygenase, protein MIADGVAYEVTVEFGDGDRDRFESWFPNVVLDWTTQPDIRSFRVHRGVDADGERLRFVFTFETEDDWERFVQRSAHRERMDHLESVAETVRTTLWTPGAIALGGDGPAIVPATGTTETTIDPSDRAEVEPGL, encoded by the coding sequence GTGATCGCCGACGGGGTCGCCTACGAGGTGACGGTCGAGTTCGGCGACGGGGACCGGGATCGGTTCGAGTCCTGGTTCCCGAACGTCGTCCTCGACTGGACGACCCAGCCGGACATCCGGAGCTTCCGCGTCCACCGCGGCGTCGACGCCGACGGGGAACGGCTCCGGTTCGTATTCACGTTCGAGACAGAGGACGACTGGGAGCGCTTCGTCCAGCGAAGCGCACACCGCGAACGGATGGATCACCTCGAGTCCGTCGCGGAGACGGTGCGAACGACGCTGTGGACGCCGGGGGCGATCGCCCTCGGTGGCGACGGGCCCGCGATCGTACCAGCGACGGGTACCACCGAAACGACGATCGATCCATCCGATCGTGCCGAAGTTGAACCAGGGTTGTAG
- a CDS encoding ribbon-helix-helix domain-containing protein: MERVTLRIPKQQIEAVERMVESGEFPNRSEAIRAAVRDKIKDQGEPVHERTRERTWAKV, translated from the coding sequence ATGGAGCGTGTGACACTCCGAATTCCGAAACAGCAGATCGAAGCGGTTGAACGAATGGTCGAGTCGGGAGAGTTCCCGAACCGGTCCGAGGCCATCAGGGCCGCGGTCCGAGACAAGATCAAGGACCAGGGTGAGCCGGTCCACGAGCGGACTCGAGAGCGCACCTGGGCGAAGGTGTAA
- a CDS encoding type IV pilin, translating to MRLRELFTDDDAVSPVIGVILMVAITVILAAVIGAFVLGFGGGGPSAPSVQWEATDTGTPNGEVTFSHGGGDTISEPGDVLGMNFDGSGSLNTTDPSYGGGSPMDVGDSWTVGYSSTSSGDQIILTWSSPDGDSTQELKTHTLN from the coding sequence ATGCGTCTCCGAGAACTATTCACAGACGACGACGCAGTTTCGCCTGTCATCGGCGTGATCCTTATGGTGGCGATCACGGTGATCCTGGCAGCAGTAATCGGTGCCTTCGTGCTCGGCTTCGGCGGCGGTGGACCGTCCGCGCCGAGCGTTCAGTGGGAAGCAACTGATACCGGCACCCCAAACGGCGAAGTAACCTTTTCACACGGTGGAGGGGACACGATTAGTGAGCCCGGCGACGTCCTCGGTATGAACTTCGACGGCTCCGGCAGCCTCAACACCACTGACCCGTCATACGGTGGCGGCTCCCCGATGGATGTCGGTGACTCCTGGACGGTAGGGTATTCAAGCACTTCCTCCGGCGATCAGATTATTCTGACGTGGAGTTCCCCTGACGGCGACTCCACCCAGGAGCTGAAGACTCACACTCTCAACTGA
- a CDS encoding TQO small subunit DoxD — protein MPNETATVDTRLFGRDVTYSFDGPWGAYWMVFLRVIAGWWFLNAGLGKVLEQGLLYDTTGWLEFGTKGSILYPMFEWFAVNAAFVPNFMVPWGQIAIGLGLIFGVLTRLAAANGMILGTFFYLGNAGWGHGFVTSELFGIMIFGTILVIGAGRIYGVDGYLETTKLVEQHPRLRYLMG, from the coding sequence GTGCCAAACGAAACGGCGACGGTCGACACCCGGCTCTTCGGTCGGGACGTCACGTACAGCTTCGACGGGCCGTGGGGTGCCTACTGGATGGTGTTCCTGCGGGTCATCGCTGGATGGTGGTTCCTGAACGCGGGTCTCGGAAAGGTCCTCGAGCAGGGACTGCTCTACGACACGACGGGCTGGCTCGAGTTCGGTACCAAGGGGAGCATCCTCTACCCCATGTTCGAGTGGTTCGCGGTGAACGCGGCGTTCGTGCCGAACTTCATGGTGCCGTGGGGCCAGATCGCGATCGGCCTTGGGCTGATCTTCGGCGTCCTCACGCGCCTGGCCGCAGCGAACGGGATGATCCTGGGCACGTTCTTCTACCTCGGGAACGCAGGCTGGGGCCACGGCTTCGTGACCAGCGAGCTGTTCGGGATCATGATCTTCGGGACGATCCTCGTGATCGGTGCGGGCCGTATCTACGGGGTCGACGGCTACCTCGAGACCACGAAGCTGGTCGAGCAACATCCGCGGCTGCGGTACCTGATGGGGTGA
- a CDS encoding plastocyanin/azurin family copper-binding protein, with translation MLATTGVAAVSALAGCGGGGGTEENGDGGGGGESGDATVTVGAEGESHFSPQSVEIAVGETVVWESVSPDHQIRPQETPEGADWSGMGASFLGEGQTYSHTFETAGTYTYSCSTYHSSAEPGTVEVTE, from the coding sequence ATGCTTGCTACGACCGGTGTTGCTGCGGTCAGCGCTCTCGCCGGTTGTGGCGGTGGCGGCGGTACGGAGGAGAATGGGGACGGAGGCGGCGGTGGCGAGTCGGGTGACGCGACGGTCACCGTGGGTGCCGAGGGCGAGTCACACTTCAGTCCACAATCGGTAGAGATCGCGGTGGGCGAAACTGTCGTCTGGGAGTCGGTCTCGCCCGACCACCAGATCAGACCCCAGGAGACACCCGAAGGAGCCGATTGGTCGGGAATGGGGGCGTCCTTCCTCGGAGAAGGACAAACCTACAGCCACACGTTCGAAACGGCGGGAACGTACACCTACTCGTGCAGTACCTACCACTCTTCCGCCGAGCCCGGTACGGTCGAGGTAACGGAATAG
- a CDS encoding ATP-binding protein, giving the protein MRLQSVRVDRYGPLSGVEHEFDGGLEVCYGPNESGKTLLLDALLRLCSPDAVDVVPEVGRVGEPPVGHAVIETTAAPERAEDAATDGGPSPAGTTEHVLGDGTTLTDVTAVTPRQLRNVFVVRDADLRLGDEHEFYDATARRLADLHTAELDALRERIVDAGRLTPTTLNLARAEDHGNAKDVRDDAAALADRIREYVGECRDAGIESAERERVEVATELERQRRALDRQRAAETLATHDRLADQLSTVRDATAALQDRECTESGLDRLEAIEAELERIDDDIADVEDRREQLREERSTRESERDDLAAERDQLEARIADLEDVEQALEGYRDGGSASPAGTPERHGAILAVVGVVGAAVAAVAGVTVAALGLTIVATIGAIWAVVSYRRSRATAGDRRSVLAAARDAGLAVETIADVAPAIRELQDERDRLGNRIDATERQIEVIERRLGDVEEDREDAIERRRTLRRERRERLRDAGLPDVAAYRDAVEEAESLERERRDAVASLTERLGAPAADTNDDSGSIEARIDYWDRELDGLRTDVQRDDVAAEEFDPEERDALAAAVDRLESRVDELDTRLDDHEAAIDGFDDELGRLPTGRFREEPIALAARSVDGLAATARDLESLVEDLERNADVSRAALAALEGVRADEEAKLADLFGPESTASATFRSITDGRYEAVTYDPDAETLVVEQADGTTLPAGALSRGTTDQLYLAARIGLADRLLHGEPGFLLLDDPLLPADPERLAAGFDALRTLAADGWQIVYFTAKPEVGEALVERHGVPCRRFDRLE; this is encoded by the coding sequence GTGAGACTCCAGTCGGTTCGCGTCGACCGGTACGGCCCGCTCTCGGGCGTCGAACACGAGTTCGACGGGGGCCTGGAGGTCTGCTACGGGCCGAACGAGTCGGGGAAGACGCTCCTCCTCGACGCTCTCCTCCGGCTGTGTTCGCCCGATGCCGTGGACGTCGTGCCGGAGGTCGGTCGCGTCGGGGAGCCGCCGGTCGGCCACGCAGTGATCGAAACGACCGCAGCACCAGAGCGTGCCGAGGACGCTGCGACGGACGGAGGCCCGTCCCCGGCAGGGACCACGGAGCACGTCCTCGGGGACGGTACCACCCTGACCGACGTGACCGCCGTCACCCCGCGACAGCTCCGGAACGTCTTCGTCGTCCGCGACGCCGACCTCCGGCTCGGCGACGAACACGAGTTCTACGACGCGACCGCCAGGCGGCTCGCCGACCTCCACACCGCAGAGCTCGACGCGCTCCGCGAGCGGATCGTCGACGCTGGCCGATTGACTCCGACGACGCTCAACCTCGCCCGGGCCGAAGACCACGGGAACGCGAAGGACGTCCGCGACGACGCGGCGGCGCTGGCCGACCGGATCCGCGAGTACGTCGGCGAGTGCCGCGACGCTGGCATCGAGTCCGCCGAGCGAGAGCGCGTCGAGGTGGCGACGGAACTCGAACGGCAGCGTCGTGCGCTGGACCGACAGCGGGCCGCCGAGACCCTCGCGACCCACGATCGGCTCGCCGACCAGCTATCGACGGTTCGGGACGCGACCGCCGCGCTCCAGGATCGGGAGTGCACAGAGTCGGGGCTCGATCGCCTCGAAGCGATCGAGGCGGAACTCGAGCGAATCGATGACGACATCGCCGACGTCGAGGATCGCCGCGAGCAACTCCGGGAGGAGCGCTCGACCCGCGAGTCCGAGCGCGACGACCTGGCTGCCGAACGCGACCAACTCGAAGCGCGAATCGCCGACCTCGAGGACGTCGAGCAGGCGCTGGAGGGGTATCGGGACGGCGGCAGCGCGTCGCCCGCCGGCACCCCCGAGCGGCACGGCGCGATCCTCGCAGTCGTCGGCGTCGTCGGTGCCGCCGTCGCCGCAGTGGCGGGCGTCACGGTCGCCGCGCTCGGCCTGACGATCGTCGCGACGATCGGAGCGATCTGGGCCGTCGTCTCGTATCGCCGGTCGCGTGCGACGGCCGGCGATCGTCGATCGGTGCTCGCCGCGGCTCGCGACGCGGGACTGGCGGTCGAGACGATCGCGGACGTCGCTCCGGCGATCCGGGAACTCCAGGACGAGCGGGACCGGCTCGGGAATCGCATCGACGCGACCGAGCGACAGATCGAGGTGATCGAGCGACGGCTCGGCGACGTCGAGGAGGACCGCGAGGACGCGATCGAACGGCGGCGAACGCTACGCCGGGAGCGACGCGAGCGACTGCGGGACGCTGGCCTTCCGGACGTGGCTGCCTATCGCGACGCAGTCGAGGAAGCCGAATCGCTCGAACGGGAGCGTCGCGACGCGGTTGCGAGTCTCACGGAGCGTCTCGGAGCGCCAGCCGCCGATACAAACGACGACAGCGGATCCATCGAGGCACGGATCGACTACTGGGATCGGGAACTCGACGGACTCAGGACCGACGTGCAGAGAGACGACGTGGCTGCCGAGGAGTTCGATCCGGAGGAGCGCGACGCGCTCGCGGCGGCAGTCGACCGGCTCGAGTCCCGCGTCGACGAACTGGACACCCGACTCGACGACCACGAGGCGGCGATCGACGGCTTCGACGACGAACTCGGACGACTCCCGACCGGTCGATTCCGCGAGGAACCGATCGCCCTCGCCGCACGGTCGGTCGACGGCCTCGCGGCGACCGCCCGAGATCTCGAATCGCTCGTCGAGGACCTCGAGCGGAACGCCGACGTCTCGCGGGCGGCGCTGGCCGCACTCGAGGGCGTCCGCGCCGACGAGGAGGCGAAACTCGCCGACCTCTTTGGACCCGAGAGCACAGCCTCGGCGACGTTCCGATCGATCACGGACGGCCGCTACGAGGCGGTGACCTACGACCCCGACGCGGAGACGCTGGTCGTAGAGCAGGCGGACGGCACGACCCTCCCTGCAGGGGCTCTGAGCCGCGGAACCACCGATCAGCTCTACCTCGCCGCCAGGATCGGGCTCGCGGATCGACTCCTTCACGGCGAGCCAGGCTTCCTGCTGCTCGACGATCCGCTCCTCCCCGCCGATCCCGAGCGCCTCGCCGCCGGGTTCGACGCGCTCCGCACGCTGGCCGCCGACGGCTGGCAGATCGTCTACTTCACGGCGAAGCCAGAAGTCGGCGAGGCGCTCGTCGAGCGCCACGGGGTGCCCTGCCGACGCTTCGACCGCTTAGAATGA
- a CDS encoding IMP cyclohydrolase: protein MYVGRFVVVGPDVAAYRVSSRSFPNREIRDRDGTLTVGPTDDAPPTDNPYVEYNCLRTTDAGPRDGAAAVLGNGSQVDPILEKIELGYPARDALAESLLALDYEKDDYDTPRLAGVLDEDGAHVGIVRKDAVLVKRVEEPTLVATYERDAPGPVEFEASAAAEAAAEAYDFDFEHAVCAAGVARSGDGFETAIENGD from the coding sequence ATGTACGTTGGACGTTTCGTCGTCGTCGGACCGGACGTCGCAGCCTATCGCGTCTCCTCGCGATCGTTTCCGAACCGCGAGATCCGCGACCGTGATGGCACGCTCACCGTCGGCCCCACCGACGACGCGCCGCCCACGGACAACCCGTACGTCGAGTACAACTGCCTGCGAACGACCGACGCCGGGCCCCGCGACGGCGCGGCCGCCGTGCTCGGGAACGGGTCGCAGGTCGACCCCATCCTCGAGAAGATCGAACTCGGGTATCCCGCTCGCGACGCCCTCGCGGAGTCCCTCCTCGCGCTCGACTATGAGAAGGACGACTACGACACGCCGCGGCTGGCCGGCGTGCTGGACGAGGATGGCGCCCACGTCGGCATCGTGCGCAAGGACGCAGTGCTCGTGAAACGGGTGGAGGAGCCGACGCTCGTGGCGACGTACGAGCGCGACGCGCCGGGGCCCGTCGAGTTCGAAGCGAGTGCTGCTGCCGAAGCCGCCGCCGAAGCCTACGACTTCGACTTCGAGCACGCCGTCTGTGCCGCTGGCGTCGCTCGGAGCGGTGACGGCTTCGAGACCGCGATCGAAAACGGGGATTGA